In the Vitis vinifera cultivar Pinot Noir 40024 chromosome 2, ASM3070453v1 genome, one interval contains:
- the LOC100247913 gene encoding cellulose synthase-like protein G3, whose translation MAGSQRPPLHTQRLMARAGINRAFALLYSCAILALLYHHFIDLLQSTSMVPIFLLLADSILAFMWVTAQAFRMYPTHRQVFIEHLEHYVKESDYPGLDVFICTADPYKEPPMGVVNTALSVMAYDYPIEKLSVYVSDDGGSKFTLFAFMEAARFAAHWLPYCRKNKVVERCPKAHFGSSNPSRFPETDQIKTMYESMRVRVENVIKRGSISHDYITKQGESEALSSWTDGFTPQNHPPVVQVLLEYGKDNDATGHGMPNLVYISREKSTDSPHNFKAGALNVLLRVSATMTNAPVILTLDSDMYSNDPQTPLRALCYLLDPSMDPKLGYIQFPQVFHGINKNDIYGGEMRHVFEVHMPGMDGLAGPIHAGSGGFFRRRVFYGCPSETPEMNQGRQVSHSIKSREVLAMAHHVAGCKYENQTKWGRKMGFRYGTLVEDLYTSCLLQCEGWKSIYCNPKRPAFLGKSPINLHDFLNQTMRWSVGLLEVAFSRYSPITFGVQSISLLSGLCFAHYTFWAIWAIPVTIYAFLPQLALLNSASIFPKISDPWCWLYVVLFLGAYGQDYLEFVLSGGPTKRWWNHQRAWMMRGLSSFTFGLVEYLLKYIGISTFGFNVTSKVVEEEQSKRYQQGIFEFGVPSPVFLPLTTAAIINLVAFLSGIAQAGRQRSIEDVFLQLFLAGFAVVNCWPVYEAMAWRRDQGKLPLKITVISVVLAWALYSTSSMAF comes from the exons ATGGCAGGCAGCCAACGCCCTCCTCTTCACACCCAGAGACTTATGGCCCGGGCCGGCATAAACCGAGCATTCGCACTTCTCTACTCTTGCGCCATCTTAGCTCTACTCTATCACCATTTCATTGATCTACTCCAGTCCACCTCCATGGTCCCCATCTTCCTTCTTCTGGCTGATTCAATCCTAGCTTTCATGTGGGTGACCGCACAGGCCTTTCGCATGTATCCAACCCATCGTCAGGTTTTCATCGAACACCTTGAGCATTACGTCAAGGAGAGTGATTATCCGGGGCTGGATGTGTTTATATGCACTGCTGATCCATACAAGGAGCCACCTATGGGTGTGGTGAACACAGCTCTTTCTGTGATGGCATATGATTATCCGATAGAGAAGTTGTCGGTATATGTATCGGATGATGGAGGTTCCAAGTTCACCCTCTTTGCTTTCATGGAGGCTGCTAGGTTTGCCGCCCACTGGCTGCCTTATTGCAGGAAGAACAAGGTTGTGGAGAGGTGTCCAAAGGCACATTTTGGATCCTCCAACCCCTCCAGGTTCCCAGAGACCGATCAGATTAAG ACGATGTATGAGAGCATGAGAGTGAGGGTGGAGAATGTGATAAAGAGAGGGAGCATCAGCCATGATTATATCACCAAGCAAGGAGAAAGTGAAGCTCTCAGCAGCTGGACAGATGGATTCACTCCTCAGAACCATCCTCCAGTAGTTCAG GTACTGTTAGAATATGGCAAAGACAACGATGCCACTGGCCATGGGATGCCAAACCTTGTGTACATCTCCAGAGAGAAAAGCACAGATTCTCCCCACAATTTCAAGGCTGGTGCCCTTAACGTCCTG CTCCGAGTATCAGCCACCATGACAAATGCACCAGTGATCCTAACCCTGGATAGCGACATGTACTCCAACGATCCACAAACGCCTCTGCGGGCGCTGTGCTACCTTTTAGATCCTTCCATGGATCCAAAACTAGGGTACATTCAGTTTCCTCAGGTTTTCCATGGGATCAACAAGAATGatatctatggtggtgaaatgaGGCATGTGTTTGAAGTTCATATGCCTGGAATGGATGGGCTAGCCGGCCCCATACATGCAGGTTCTGGAGGTTTTTTCCGGCGAAGAGTCTTCTATGGTTGCCCATCTGAAACCCCAGAAATGAACCAGGGTCGGCAGGTTAGCCATTCAATCAAGTCTAGAGAGGTTTTGGCAATGGCACACCATGTCGCAGGCTGCAAGTATGAGAACCAAACCAAATGGGGCAGAAAG ATGGGCTTTAGGTATGGCACTTTGGTTGAGGACTTGTACACAAGCTGTCTGCTGCAATGTGAAGGATGGAAGTCCATTTATTGTAATCCTAAAAGGCCTGCATTTCTAGGGAAGTCACCCATCAACCTCCATGATTTTCTGAATCAAACCATGAGATGGTCAGTTGGCCTTCTTGAAGTTGCCTTCTCCAGATATAGCCCAATCACCTTTGGAGTCCAATCGATAAGCCTCCTTTCAGGGTTATGTTTTGCCCATTATACCTTCTGGGCGATTTGGGCGATTCCAGTCACCATCTATGCCTTTCTCCCCCAGCTAGCTCTGCTCAATTCTGCCTCAATATTCCCAAAG ATATCAGATCCTTGGTGTTGGTTATATGTGGTTCTTTTCCTTGGAGCCTATGGACAAGACTATCTTGAGTTTGTATTATCCGGCGGGCCGACAAAAAGGTGGTGGAACCATCAGAGGGCGTGGATGATGAGGGGACTGTCGAGTTTCACGTTCGGATTGGTTGAGTACTTGCTGAAGTATATTGGCATATCCACATTTGGGTTTAATGTGACGAGCAAGGTGGTTGAAGAAGAACAAAGCAAGCGATACCAGCAGGGGATCTTCGAGTTTGGAGTCCCATCCCCGGTTTTCTTGCCGCTAACCACAGCAGCAATAATCAACTTGGTCGCATTCCTATCCGGCATTGCTCAAGCCGGCAGGCAAAGAAGCATAGAAGATGTGTTTCTTCAACTGTTCTTGGCTGGTTTTGCAGTGGTGAACTGCTGGCCAGTATATGAAGCCATGGCCTGGAGGAGAGACCAAGGAAAATTGCCTCTGAAAATCACTGTGATTTCTGTAGTTCTAGCATGGGCTCTTTACTCAACATCCTCTATGGCATTTTGA
- the LOC100258169 gene encoding cellulose synthase-like protein G3 isoform X1: MTSKEMGGGSLTDQSQFLPLHTRALLHHTSANRVFAVVYLCAILALLYHHFLALLHTTTVVSLLFLLADAVLAFMWATAQAFRMCPTRRQVFIEHLQHVAKESDYPALDVFICTADPYKEPPISVVNTALSVMAYDYPTEKLSVYVSDDGGSQLTLFAFMEAARFATHWLPYCRKNKILERCPEAYFESNPSSWFPEADQIKLMYEKMRVRVETAVKSGIISHDYMNSKQELEAFSRWTDGFTSQNHPAVIQVLLECGKDEDVMGHTMPNLVYVSRGKGINLPHNFKAGALNALLRVSATMTNAPVILTLDSDMYSNDPQTPLRALCYLLDPSMDPKLAYVQFPQIFYGINKNDIYGGEARHTFQIHPTGMDGLKGPIYLGTGGFFRRKVFFGDPSETSELKQDHLGSKSIKSRVILASAHHVADCNFESQSQSQSQWGTKMGFRYGSLVEDMYTSYMLQCEGWKSIFCHPKRPAFLGNSPTNFHDFLNQTRRWSIGLLEVAFCKYSPITYGTRTINLLSGLCFAYYSFWPIWSIPITIYAFLPQLALLNYVSIFPKMSDPWFFVYIFCFLGAYGQDYLELILSGGTTQRWWNNQRVWMMRGLSSFSIGSVEYILKSIGISTFGFNVTSKAVEEEQSKRYKKGMFEFGVASPLFLPLTTAAIINLVSFLWGIAQIFRQGRIEDLLLQILLVGFAMVNCWPIYEAMVLRADEAKMPVKITLISIVLAWALYLASSIAF, encoded by the exons ATGACCAGCAAAGAAATGGGAGGAGGAAGCCTAACCGATCAGAGCCAATTCCTTCCTCTTCACACACGGGCGCTACTGCATCACACCAGCGCAAACCGAGTATTTGCAGTTGTCTACTTGTGTGCCATCTTAGCTCTGCTGTATCATCACTTCCTTGCTCTACTTCACACCACCACCGTAGTCTCCCTCCTCTTTCTTCTAGCTGATGCAGTGCTGGCTTTCATGTGGGCAACCGCACAGGCCTTTCGGATGTGTCCAACCCGACGTCAGGTTTTCATCGAACACCTTCAACATGTTGCCAAGGAGAGTGATTATCCGGCACTGGATGTGTTTATCTGCACTGCTGATCCATACAAGGAGCCACCTATAAGTGTGGTGAACACTGCTCTATCTGTGATGGCGTATGATTATCCAACAGAGAAATTGTCAGTATATGTATCAGATGATGGAGGTTCGCAGCTGACCCTCTTTGCTTTCATGGAGGCTGCTAGGTTTGCAACCCACTGGCTACCTTACTGCAGGAAGAACAAGATTTTAGAGAGGTGTCCAGAGGCCTATTTTGAATCAAACCCCTCATCGTGGTTCCCTGAGGCTGATCAAATTAAG CTGATGTACGAGAAAATGAGAGTTAGGGTGGAGACTGCGGTTAAGAGTGGGATAATTAGCCATGATTATATGAATAGCAAGCAGGAATTGGAGGCTTTCAGCAGATGGACTGATGGATTTACATCTCAGAATCATCCTGCAGTGATTCAG GTTTTGTTGGAGTGTGGTAAAGATGAGGATGTCATGGGCCATACGATGCCCAACCTTGTTTATGTATCCAGAGGGAAAGGCATCAATTTGCCCCACAATTTCAAGGCCGGTGCTCTTAATGCCCTG CTTCGTGTATCAGCCACCATGACTAATGCACCAGTAATCCTGACCCTAGATAGCGACATGTACTCCAATGATCCACAGACACCTCTTCGTGCGCTGTGTTATCTCTTAGACCCCTCTATGGATCCAAAACTTGCGTATGTTCAGTTTCCTCAGATCTTCTATGGGATCAACAAGAATGATATTTATGGTGGTGAAGCCAGGCATACATTTCAAATTCATCCCACGGGAATGGATGGACTGAAAGGCCCTATATATCTAGGTACAGGAGGTTTTTTCCGGCGAAAAGTCTTCTTTGGGGACCCATCAGAAACCTCTGAATTGAAGCAGGATCACCTAGGGAGCAAGTCAATCAAGTCCAGGGTAATTTTAGCATCGGCGCATCATGTTGCAGACTGCAATTTTGAGAGCCAGAGCCAGAGCCAGAGCCAATGGGGCACCAAG ATGGGCTTTAGGTATGGATCACTGGTTGAGGACATGTACACTAGCTATATGCTTCAATGTGAGGGAtggaagtccattttttgccaTCCCAAAAGGCCTGCATTTCTGGGAAATTCACCCACCAACTTCCATGACTTTCTGAATCAAACCAGGCGATGGTCAATTGGCCTCCTTGAAGTGGCCTTCTGCAAATATAGCCCAATCACATATGGCACCCGCACCATAAACCTTCTCAGTGGCCTATGTTTTGCTTACTATTCCTTCTGGCCCATTTGGTCAATTCCCATTACGATCTATGCCTTTCTCCCCCAGCTTGCTCTGCTTAACTATGTCTCGATCTTCCCAAAG ATGTCAGATCCCTGGTTTTTTGTGTATATATTCTGTTTTCTTGGAGCCTATGGGCAAGATTATCTCGAGTTAATATTATCTGGGGGGACAACTCAAAGGTGGTGGAACAATCAGAGAGTATGGATGATGAGGGGGCTCTCGAGTTTCTCAATTGGGTCGGTTGAATACATCCTCAAGTCCATTGGCATTTCCACATTCGGATTCAATGTGACAAGCAAGGCGGTGGAAGAGGAACAAAGCAAGCGATACAAGAAAGGGATGTTTGAGTTTGGAGTCGCATCACCCTTGTTCTTGCCACTAACAACAGCAGCAATAATCAACTTGGTCTCATTCCTATGGGGCATTGCACAAATCTTCAGGCAAGGAAGAATTGAAGATCTACTTCTGCAGATTTTGTTAGTTGGTTTTGCAATGGTGAACTGTTGGCCCATATATGAAGCCATGGTGTTGAGGGCTGATGAAGCAAAGATGCCAGTGAAGATCACATTGATCTCAATTGTCCTAGCATGGGCTCTTTACTTGGCATCTTCCATAGCATTTTAA
- the LOC100258169 gene encoding cellulose synthase-like protein G3 isoform X2, with protein MCPTRRQVFIEHLQHVAKESDYPALDVFICTADPYKEPPISVVNTALSVMAYDYPTEKLSVYVSDDGGSQLTLFAFMEAARFATHWLPYCRKNKILERCPEAYFESNPSSWFPEADQIKLMYEKMRVRVETAVKSGIISHDYMNSKQELEAFSRWTDGFTSQNHPAVIQVLLECGKDEDVMGHTMPNLVYVSRGKGINLPHNFKAGALNALLRVSATMTNAPVILTLDSDMYSNDPQTPLRALCYLLDPSMDPKLAYVQFPQIFYGINKNDIYGGEARHTFQIHPTGMDGLKGPIYLGTGGFFRRKVFFGDPSETSELKQDHLGSKSIKSRVILASAHHVADCNFESQSQSQSQWGTKMGFRYGSLVEDMYTSYMLQCEGWKSIFCHPKRPAFLGNSPTNFHDFLNQTRRWSIGLLEVAFCKYSPITYGTRTINLLSGLCFAYYSFWPIWSIPITIYAFLPQLALLNYVSIFPKMSDPWFFVYIFCFLGAYGQDYLELILSGGTTQRWWNNQRVWMMRGLSSFSIGSVEYILKSIGISTFGFNVTSKAVEEEQSKRYKKGMFEFGVASPLFLPLTTAAIINLVSFLWGIAQIFRQGRIEDLLLQILLVGFAMVNCWPIYEAMVLRADEAKMPVKITLISIVLAWALYLASSIAF; from the exons ATGTGTCCAACCCGACGTCAGGTTTTCATCGAACACCTTCAACATGTTGCCAAGGAGAGTGATTATCCGGCACTGGATGTGTTTATCTGCACTGCTGATCCATACAAGGAGCCACCTATAAGTGTGGTGAACACTGCTCTATCTGTGATGGCGTATGATTATCCAACAGAGAAATTGTCAGTATATGTATCAGATGATGGAGGTTCGCAGCTGACCCTCTTTGCTTTCATGGAGGCTGCTAGGTTTGCAACCCACTGGCTACCTTACTGCAGGAAGAACAAGATTTTAGAGAGGTGTCCAGAGGCCTATTTTGAATCAAACCCCTCATCGTGGTTCCCTGAGGCTGATCAAATTAAG CTGATGTACGAGAAAATGAGAGTTAGGGTGGAGACTGCGGTTAAGAGTGGGATAATTAGCCATGATTATATGAATAGCAAGCAGGAATTGGAGGCTTTCAGCAGATGGACTGATGGATTTACATCTCAGAATCATCCTGCAGTGATTCAG GTTTTGTTGGAGTGTGGTAAAGATGAGGATGTCATGGGCCATACGATGCCCAACCTTGTTTATGTATCCAGAGGGAAAGGCATCAATTTGCCCCACAATTTCAAGGCCGGTGCTCTTAATGCCCTG CTTCGTGTATCAGCCACCATGACTAATGCACCAGTAATCCTGACCCTAGATAGCGACATGTACTCCAATGATCCACAGACACCTCTTCGTGCGCTGTGTTATCTCTTAGACCCCTCTATGGATCCAAAACTTGCGTATGTTCAGTTTCCTCAGATCTTCTATGGGATCAACAAGAATGATATTTATGGTGGTGAAGCCAGGCATACATTTCAAATTCATCCCACGGGAATGGATGGACTGAAAGGCCCTATATATCTAGGTACAGGAGGTTTTTTCCGGCGAAAAGTCTTCTTTGGGGACCCATCAGAAACCTCTGAATTGAAGCAGGATCACCTAGGGAGCAAGTCAATCAAGTCCAGGGTAATTTTAGCATCGGCGCATCATGTTGCAGACTGCAATTTTGAGAGCCAGAGCCAGAGCCAGAGCCAATGGGGCACCAAG ATGGGCTTTAGGTATGGATCACTGGTTGAGGACATGTACACTAGCTATATGCTTCAATGTGAGGGAtggaagtccattttttgccaTCCCAAAAGGCCTGCATTTCTGGGAAATTCACCCACCAACTTCCATGACTTTCTGAATCAAACCAGGCGATGGTCAATTGGCCTCCTTGAAGTGGCCTTCTGCAAATATAGCCCAATCACATATGGCACCCGCACCATAAACCTTCTCAGTGGCCTATGTTTTGCTTACTATTCCTTCTGGCCCATTTGGTCAATTCCCATTACGATCTATGCCTTTCTCCCCCAGCTTGCTCTGCTTAACTATGTCTCGATCTTCCCAAAG ATGTCAGATCCCTGGTTTTTTGTGTATATATTCTGTTTTCTTGGAGCCTATGGGCAAGATTATCTCGAGTTAATATTATCTGGGGGGACAACTCAAAGGTGGTGGAACAATCAGAGAGTATGGATGATGAGGGGGCTCTCGAGTTTCTCAATTGGGTCGGTTGAATACATCCTCAAGTCCATTGGCATTTCCACATTCGGATTCAATGTGACAAGCAAGGCGGTGGAAGAGGAACAAAGCAAGCGATACAAGAAAGGGATGTTTGAGTTTGGAGTCGCATCACCCTTGTTCTTGCCACTAACAACAGCAGCAATAATCAACTTGGTCTCATTCCTATGGGGCATTGCACAAATCTTCAGGCAAGGAAGAATTGAAGATCTACTTCTGCAGATTTTGTTAGTTGGTTTTGCAATGGTGAACTGTTGGCCCATATATGAAGCCATGGTGTTGAGGGCTGATGAAGCAAAGATGCCAGTGAAGATCACATTGATCTCAATTGTCCTAGCATGGGCTCTTTACTTGGCATCTTCCATAGCATTTTAA
- the LOC100241038 gene encoding cellulose synthase-like protein G3, translating to MEETRAKGLPLHTRVLMPRTWANRVFACVYLCAILALLYHHLIAVLHSTSMVPLFILLADAVLAFMWATSQAFRMCPTERRVFIEHLQHYVKQSDYPGLDVFICTADPYKEPPMCVVNTALSVMAYDYPPEKLSVYVSDDGGSQLTLFAFIEAARFATHWLPYCRKNKILERCPEAYFRSSPSWSPETAQIKMMYERMRARVENVVKRGSILPDYITNEAESEAFSRWADGFTPRDHPAVVQVLLEADRDKDITGLTMPNLVYASREKNMNLPHHFKAGALNVLLRVSATMTNAPILLTLDSDMYSNDSQTPLCALCFLLDPCIDSKLGFVQFPQMFYGINKNDTYGAESRQSEIVLIGMDGLVGPTYIGTGCFFRRQVFLGGSSPQLNPDLLVSKSIKSEEVLALAHHVAGCNYENQTSWGSKMGFRYGSLVEDLYTGYRLHCEGWKSIFCNPKRPAFLGKAPINLNDMLNQTVRWCVGLLEVAFCEHSPITFGARSINLLTGLCYGHMALWPISSIPVTIYAFLPQLALLKCVSIFPEASDPWLFLRLFLFLGAYGQNCLEFMLSGGSIQRWWNDQRVWMMRGLSSMMFGLVEYLLKTIGISTFGFSVTNKTVGEEQSKRYDQGLFEFGVSSPLLLPMTTAAIINCISFLWGIAQVFTQGRLEGILLQMFLAGFATVNCWPIYEAILMRTDGGKIPVKLTLISIILAWALYLTSSIAF from the exons atggaagagacaAGAGCGAAAGGCCTTCCTCTTCACACAAGGGTGCTCATGCCCCGGACCTGGGCGAACCGAGTCTTTGCATGTGTATACTTGTGTGCCATCTTAGCTCTGCTATATCACCATCTCATTGCTGTGCTGCACTCCACCTCCATGGTCCCCCTCTTCATTCTTCTAGCTGATGCAGTGCTGGCTTTCATGTGGGCAACTTCACAGGCCTTCCGCATGTGTCCAACTGAGCGTCGGGTTTTCATCGAACACCTTCAACATTATGTCAAGCAGAGTGATTATCCAGGGTTGGATGTCTTTATATGCACTGCCGATCCATACAAGGAGCCACCTATGTGTGTGGTGAACACAGCTTTATCGGTAATGGCTTATGATTATCCCCCGGAGAAGCTGTCAGTGTATGTCTCTGATGATGGAGGTTCTCAGCTGACTCTCTTTGCCTTCATAGAGGCTGCTAGGTTTGCCACCCACTGGTTACCCTATTGTAGAAAGAATAAGATTTTAGAAAGGTGTCCCGAGGCCTATTTTAGATCCAGTCCCTCATGGTCTCCTGAGACCGCTCAAATTAAG ATGATGTATGAGAGAATGAGAGCTAGGGTGGAGAATGTGGTCAAGAGGGGGAGCATTTTGCCTGATTATATCACAAATGAAGCAGAATCTGAAGCCTTCAGCAGATGGGCTGATGGATTTACGCCTCGAGATCATCCTGCTGTTGTTCAG GTTTTGTTAGAGGCCGACAGAGATAAAGACATAACCGGCCTTACAATGCCCAACCTTGTCTATGCGTCCAGAGAGAAAAACATGAATTTGCCCCATCATTTCAAGGCCGGTGCTCTTAATGTCCTG CTTCGAGTATCAGCAACCATGACCAATGCACCAATACTCCTGACCCTAGACAGCGACATGTACTCAAATGATTCGCAAACGCCTCTTTGTGCACTGTGTTTTCTCTTAGACCCTTGTATAGATTCAAAACTCGGATTTGTTCAGTTCCCTCAGATGTTCTATGGGATCAACAAGAATGATACTTATGGTGCTGAATCTAGACAGAGTGAAATTGTTCTAATTGGGATGGATGGATTGGTAGGGCCTACATATATAGGTACAGGATGTTTTTTCCGCAGACAGGTCTTCCTTGGTGGCTCCTCCCCACAACTGAACCCTGATCTTCTAGTTAGCAAGTCAATCAAGTCCGAAGAAGTTTTAGCACTAGCACACCATGTTGCGGGCTGCAATTATGAAAATCAAACCAGTTGGGGCTCCAAG ATGGGATTTAGGTATGGATCATTGGTTGAGGACTTATACACAGGCTATCGACTTCATTGTGAAGGATGGAAGTCCATTTTCTGCAATCCCAAAAGGCCTGCATTTCTGGGAAAGGCGCCTATCAATCTCAATGACATGTTGAATCAAACCGTAAGATGGTGTGTGGGACTCCTTGAAGTGGCATTTTGCGAGCATAGCCCTATCACCTTTGGAGCCCGTTCCATAAACCTTCTCACAGGATTATGTTATGGGCACATGGCATTATGGCCTATTTCGTCCATTCCAGTTACCATCTATGCCTTTCTACCTCAGCTAGCTCTCCTCAAGTGTGTCTCAATCTTCCCAGAG GCCTCAGACCCTTGGTTATTCTTGCGTCTATTTCTTTTCCTTGGAGCCTATGGACAAAATTGTCTCGAGTTTATGTTGTCTGGAGGATCAATCCAAAGGTGGTGGAATGATCAGAGGGTGTGGATGATGAGAGGGCTCTCAAGCATGATGTTTGGATTGGTGGAATACTTACTGAAGACCATTGGCATTTCCACATTTGGATTTAGTGTCACAAACAAGACTGTTGGAGAGGAACAAAGCAAGCGATACGACCAAGGGCTGTTCGAGTTTGGAGTCTCATCACCCTTGTTATTGCCAATGACAACAGCCGCCATAATCAACTGCATCTCTTTCCTATGGGGCATTGCCCAAGTCTTCACACAAGGAAGGCTTGAAGGTATACTTCTACAGATGTTCTTAGCAGGTTTTGCGACGGTAAATTGCTGGCCAATATATGAAGCCATTCTGATGAGGACCGACGGAGGAAAGATCCCAGTGAAGCTCACATTGATCTCAATTATTCTAGCATGGGCTCTTTACTTAACATCTTCGATAGCATTCTAA